The Paraburkholderia acidiphila DNA window CCCCGTGCCGCCAATGCCGCGATGCACGTCGAGGCCCAGCGTCTCGAGGATCTTCGCCACGTAGTCGGCGGTATGGATCTCCTCGAAGCCGGTTTCGGGACGCTGGTGCAAATACTGTCGCCAGCTTTTGAGTTGGCCTTGCAGTGTGCTTTCCATCCGCATGTCCTCTTTGCCGTTATTGCGTGACCTGGCTTAGCCAGGCGTCGCGACGCGCCGCCACGGTTGGCGCTGAAGCGCCGACAAGTTCCGCGTAGACGCCTGGCGCCGTGGCGCCTTCGGTGCTGATCAGCAGCACGCGTGAACTGGCGTCGAGGCCTGCCGCGCGCGCGAGATCGGGATTGCGCATGAGTATCGCAAGGCCCGCGAGACCTGCCGCGCCCGATTCGCCCGATACGATCGGTACGTCGCCAGCCGCGCCGGTGGCGAGGCTACGCATGGCTTCTATGGCATCCGCGTCGTCGATCAACATGAAGTTGTCGACACACGGCTCGAGTATCGTCCACGCGAGCGGCGACGTCTCCCCGCACGCGAGACCTGCCATCACGGAATCGACCGATCCGGTGGCCTTCGCAGCGCCGCCCGCAACGGCGCTTTGATAGAGGCAGTCAGCCTGGCGCGGTTCGACCACGATGAAGCGCGGACGCGCAGCGCCATGGTGTTCCCACAGATAGCTCGCCACACCAGCCGCCAGGCCGCCCACGCCGCCCTGCAAAAATACATGCGTCCATGCACCGCCAGACTGCTCGATCACTTCCGCCGCGATGGTGCCGTAGCCTTGCATGACGTCGCGCGGGATCGCCTCGTATCCTTCGTAAGAGGTATCGGAAACGACGTGCCAGCCGTTTGTGTTCGCGAGTTGCGCAGCGTGCTCCACAGATTCGTCGTAGTTGCCCGCAATTCGAACGATGCGCGCGCCATACGCGGCAATCGCCGCTTCGCGCTCCGCGCTGACGTTCGCATGAAGGACGATCACGCAGTTGCAGCCAATCGAGCGCGCGGCGGCGGCAAGCGCTTTGCCGTGGTTGCCATCGGTCGCGCTGATGACCGTTAGGTTCGTGACCATCTCGCGGTAGCCGCCCTCGATCAGCTTGCGGGGATCGATTTCATGCATGGGCCACAGGCGCATGACGAGGCGCATCAGCGCAATGGGTGCACCCAGCGCCTTGAAGCTGCCAAGAGGAGAACGAAACGATTCGTCCTTGAGGCCGATGCGGGCCACGCCCAGCAGCGCCGCCGCGCCGCTCAGGTCCCAAAGCGGCGTAGGCTCCGGGTTGATCAGTTCCCAACCGGCGAGCCAGGCCCGGCTCTCGTCTCCCGATTTCACGTTCAGGATGTTCCCGAGCGTTTCCGGGTAGGCGTTGCGCGTGGCGCGCGGGTTGGCGATCAGCATGGGTTGGCTCCGGTGAACTTGCAATGTCGAAATGATATTGCGCAGCCCCCGTAAAAAAGTCTCATAATGCGGTCGCATCACGCAAAAAAATATCGACTTTGGGCCTCAGCGTAAATGGCGACACATCTCGACTCCTTCGACCGCAAGCTCCTGATGGAGGTCCAGCGCGACGCCCAGACTCCTCAGAACGAACTCGGCGCGCGCGTGAACCTCTCCACGGCGGCGGTGAACCGGCGTTTGCGCCGCCTTGCGGACGACGGCGTGATCGACCACTACGCGGCGATCGTTTCGCCCGAGAAGGTCGATCATCCCATCACGATCGTCGCGACCGTGGAAGTGGAAAGCGAACAGATCGATCTGCTCGACGCCATGAAGCGCACGTTTTCGCAATGCCCGCAGATTCAGCAGTGCTACTACGTCGCGGGCGAGTGGGATTTCGTGCTCATTTTTGCGGTGCGCAACATGGACCAGTACACGGAACTCACGCGCGAGCTATTCTTCTCGAACAACAACGTGAAGCGGTTCAAGACGCTGGTGAGCATGAGCCGCGTAAAGGTGGGGCTCGAAGTGCCGCTCACGCTGGACGGCGAATGAGGAGCGCGCATTTCGGCACAACGCGGTCATTTCGAAAACAGGAGCCACGACACATGAGCAGCACCGTGCATCATGCTGGAGCCATTGAAGGTGACGAGTTGTTCCACCACCCGGAAGTCGCGACGCTGCGGGCGGACCTTGCACTCGCGCTGCGTGCCGCCGCGCATTACGGGCTCGGTGAAGGCGTCTGCAATCACTTTAGCGTCGCGCTGCCCGGCGAAGACGGCCTCTTTTTGCTGAACCCGCGCGGCCTGATGTGGAGCGAGGTGATGGCCGACGACATCGTCATTGTCGACGCACAGGGCCGTGTGATAGCCGGCCGCCATGAGGTGGAACCCACGGCGATGTTCATTCACGCCGCCGTCCACGCCATCGCGAAGAAAACCTGTGTGCTGCATACCCACATGCCGTATGCCACCGCCCTCACCCTCACGCAGGACTGCGGGCTCGATACGACCTTGTCGCAGAATGCCATGCGCTACCACGGCCGCGTCGCGCTCGATCGCGAATACAACGGCCTCGCGCTCGGTCCCGAAGAAGGCGAGCGCATTGCGCATGCGCTCGACGGCAAGGATATCGGCTTTCTCGGCAACCACGGCGTGGTAGTGTGCGGCGAGCGTATCGACTATGCGTTCGACGATCTCTATTACCTCGAGCGCGCATGCGCCGCGCAGGTGCGCGCGGGATCGACCGGACGCGCGTTGCGCCCCGTAGCCGCCGATATCGCGCAGCGCGTGGCGGACCAGATCCAGGGCGAGCGATTGCAGTCGGAACTGTTCTTCGCGGCGCTGCGAAGAACGCTCACACACGCTTGACGAAGCGGCAGTCCTACTTCCCCTGCCAAACCGCCTTGCGCTTTTGCGCAAACGCCGCCGCGCCCTCACGCGCGTCGGCGGAAGCGAACACCGGGTCGGTAATTTCGCGCTGACGCTCGAACATCTCCGCGCTGGACCAGTCGCGCGACTCGCGCATCACGCGCTTGCTCGCAGCCACCGCAAGCGGTCCGTTCGACACGATCTTCTGCGCGAGTTCGATCGCGCCCGCCAGCGCTTCGCCCGGCGCGGTGAGGCGATTGACGAGGCCGAACTCGTACGCCCGTTGCGCGCCGAACATGTCGCCGGTCAGCACGAGCTCCATGGCGATACGCTCCGGCAACTGCTGTTGCAGACGCAACAATCCGCCAGCCGCTGCGCACAGCCCACGCTTGACTTCGGGAAGCCCGAACTGCGCGTTGGTCGCCGCCACGACGAGATCGCTCGCGAGGACGACTTCGAATCCGCCAGCGAGCGCATAGCCTTCCACCGCCGCAATCAGCGGCTTGCGCGGCGGCGCTTGCGTGAGGCCCGCAAAGCCGCGGCCCGGCAGGCTCGGCCTTTCACCCTTCAGAAAGCCCTTCAGGTCCATGCCCGCGCAAAACGTGCCGCCCGCACCCGTGATGATGGCGAGCCGCAGGTCATCGCGCCGTTCCAACTCGTCCAGCGCGGCGGCTATCGCATCGGCCACCGCCTTCGTGCACGCGTTGCGCGCCTCGGGACGGTTGATCGTGAGGATCTGGATACCGTCGCGATACTCGATCAGCAATTCGTCGCTCATGGTCGGCCTCACTCAGCGCGGCTGCATGCGGATCGCGCCGTCAAGGCGAATGGTCTCGCCATTGAGCATCGGATTCTCGAGGATATGCAGCGCGAGCGCGGCGAATTCGTCGGCTTCGCCCAGACGCGGCGGAAACGGCACCGTGCGGCCAAGCGATACGCGAATCTCCTCGGGCAGGCGCGCGAGTAGCGGCGTGTCGAAGAGACCCGGCGCGATCGTGCACACGCGTATGCCCTTGCTCGCCAGATCGCGCGCGGCCACGAGCGTCATCCCCACCACGCCCGCCTTCGACGACGCATACGGCACCTGTCCGATCTGCCCTTCGTACGCCGCGACCGACGCGGTGAGCACGCACGCGCCGCGCTCGCCGCCCGCATCGGGCTCGTTGCGCGCCATGGCCGCCGCCGCGAGCCGCAGTGCGTTGAAGGTGCCGAACAGATTCACGCGCACCACGTTTTCATAGGCTTCGAGCGAGCCCGGCGAGCCGTCCTTCTCGATCAGACGCACCGCGCCGCCGCGGCCCGCGCAATGCACGAGCGAGCGCAGCGTGCCGCGCTTCGTCGCCGCTTCGAACACGGCGGTCATGTCGTCGGCGCTCGTCACGTCGGCGGCTACGAAGCTCGCGTTCGCGCCGAGTTCGTCGGCCACCGCCGCGCCGCGCGAGCTGGCCAGGTCGGCGATCACGACCTGCGCGCCCTTTGCCAGCAGGCGCTTCGCGCTCGCAAGACCCAGCCCCGATGCACCGCCCGTCACCACCGCCACCGTGCCGGCGAATTTGTTCTGCTCGTCCATGTGTCGTTTCTCCTTCGTTGTTCGTGGTTGCTTTTTAGAGGCGTTCAATGAGCGTGGCGTTGGCCATCCCGCCCGCCTCGCACATCGTTTGCAAGCCATAGCGGCCGCCGCTCAGTTCGAGCGCGTTGAGCATCGTCGTCATGAGGCGCGCCCCCGAGGCGCCGAGTGGATGCCCGAGCGCGATCGCGCCGCCCGCCGGGTTCAGGCGCGCCGCGTCCGCGCCCAGCGACTTCTGCCAGGCGAGCGGCACGGCGGCGAATGCTTCGTTCACTTCGAAGTGCGAAATATCGTCGATCGTGAGGCCGCGTTTCTTCAGCAGACGTTGCGTGGCGGGAATCGGCGCGGTCAGCATCATGAGCGGATCGTCGCCGCACACGTCGAACGCCACGATGCGTGCGCGCGGCTTCAACCCCAGCTGCGCCGCCTTCTGCTCGCTCATAATGAGCAGCGCCGAGGCGCCGTCCGAGATTTGCGAGGCGTTACCCGCCGTCACGTTCCAGCGGATGCCAGGAAAGCGCGCTTCCAGTTCCGCGCTTTCGAACGACGGCGCGAGGCCCGCGAGCCGCTCGACTGTGGTGCCCGCGCGGATGGTTTCGTCGAGGTCCACGCGGCGCACGCCCTCGGGTCCCGGAACCTCGATGGGCACGATCTCGCGCGCGAACTGGCCCGCCGCGCGCGCGGCGTCGGCGCGGCTGTGCGATTGCGCCGAGTAAGCGTCGAGCGCCTCGCGCGTGAGCGCCCACTTCTGCGCCACGAGGTCGGCGCTCACGCCCTGACCGACCATGCCCTCGGGATAACGCGCGTGGTACAGCGCGCCGTACGGATCGCGGCCGATGCGCGACGACCCCATCGGCACGCGGCTCATCGACTCCACGCCGCCGGCCACGACGATTTCGTTCACGCCCGCCATGATCGCCTGCGCCGCGAAATGGATCGCCTGCTGGCTCGAGCCGCACTTGCGCTCGATGGTGGTGGAAGGCACGTGCTGCGGAAAGCCCGCTGCGAGCCACGCGAGGCGGCCAGGCGTCGAGGCCTGCTCGCCCACCTGACTCACGCAGCCGATCATCACGTCGTCCACGCTGCCGGGATCGAGGTCGTTGCGCTCGATTAGCCGCTTGAGGACCTGCGAAAGCAGATCCACAGGATGCAGGTCGACGAATGCGCCGCCTGCCTTGGTCCGGCCCATCGGGCTGCGCACTGCGTCGACGATTACCGCGGTATGGGTCATGGTTCTCTCAACGGTTGGAAGTGTCGTGAAAAATGAATCGGTCGACTCAAAATACACCTTGTCGAATCAGAATTTCAATAGTGGTAAACACATTTCGGATCAAAGGGATCATTTTTATTGATTTCTCGTTCACGATCCGCAACACTATTTGCACGACTTGACACCAGAAGACCGAAAAAGGAGACATCGGCGCGCGGCGGAGGGCGGCGCGGCATCGCGGAGGCAGAAAAATGAGCCAGGCGTCTTAAAAAATTGTTCCGGTAAGCAGCAGAAAGCTAGAATCCGGGGTTTGCCGCGGGCCACATCGGCGCGCCGCACCCTTACCCCGAAGAAGGACCCGAAATGAACGACCAGGCCAACTCCCGCACCGACGACGCCGCCGATTCACAGCCCGATTCACAGCCCGACTCGCAGCTCGTGAGCGCGCTCGCGCGCGGCATCCGGATCCTGCAGTGCTTTTCGATGGGCGACGCGGAGCTGTCGGCGCGCGATCTGGTCGAGCGCACGGGCTTGCCCAAGCCCACGGCGCTGCGGCTCATCAACACGCTCGCGGAGTTCGGCCTGCTGCGCTATTCGGAGCGCATTTCGAAGTATGTGCTCGGCACGGAGATGCTTAGCCTTGCCGCCCCGGCGCTGGGCCGCATGACGATCCGGCAGATCGCGCGGCCGATGATGCAGGAGCTGGCCGACTACTGCCACGGCCAGGTCACGCTCGCGGTGGGCTACCGCCTGAACATGGCGTACGCCGAAGTGATTCAGGGCGAAGGCAGCGCGGTGTACCGCTCGGAAACGGGCACGCGGCTCTCGCTTTCGCGCACGGCGTCGGGGCGCGCGTATCTGTGGACGGTGCCGGGAGCCGAGCGCGAGCGGTACCTGCAGGAAACGCTCGCGCGCGACCCCGCGAAGGGCGAGTTGCTCGCGCAGCGCCTCGCACAGGCGCAGCAGGAGTTGCGCGCGCACGGTTGCACGATCTCGCACGGCGACATGCAGCGCGAGATTCATTCGGTGGCGATTCCGCTGTCCGCCCCGATCGACGACGAGTATTGGGTTTTTAGCTGTTCGATTGCAGTTTTCAACATCAGCGGCAACCAGTTGACCGACGACATCGCCCCTCGGCTGATGTCGCTCGTCAGGCGCGTGGAGGCAGCGCTCGGCAGCATGACTGGGGCCGCGCATGACATGGAGACGAGACCGTGGAGCGTGTCCGCGAACTAGCTGTAGCAGCACCCACGCGGGAAGCCCTGTGCTTCCCCGCACTCAACCAGAGCATCACCTACAGGGAGCTGAACGAACGCGCGGACCGTATCGCGCACTGGCTCCTCGGCCTCGGCCTGCAACCCGGCGACGGCATTGCGCTGCTATTCGAGAATCATCCGGCGCTCGCCGTTATCGCCATCGGCGCCGAACGCGCCGGCCTCTACTACACCCCCATCAGCATTCAGTTGAAAACACGCGAGGCCGCGCACGTCCTCGAGGACTGCGGCGCGCGCGTGCTGATCGTGTCAAATGCCATGCATGAACTCGCTGCGACGCTCGTGGCCGAGGGCGCGGCACAGGGCGTAGCCTGCTTCGTTGCGGGCGCTTCCGAGGCGCTGCCTGGCTTCGCCTCGCTCGAAACGGCGCTGGCCGATGTCGATCCAGGCGCGCCGCTGCCGCCTTTGCCGCGCGGTCGCGACTTTCTTTATTCGTCGGGCACGACCGGTCTGCCCAAGGGCATCCGCAAGCCGCTCGTGCCGTTCGAGCAGCGCGACGCCGACGACACCGAAACGGCGGCGTGGCGAAAGACCTTTGGCTTTACCGCCGACTCCGTCTACCTGAGCACCGCGCCGCTCTACCACGCCGCACCGCTGCGTTACCTCATGCGCATGCTGCATACGGGAGGCCGAGCGATCGTGCTGCAGAAGTTCGACGCCGAGGCCGCGCTCGACGCCGTCACGCGCTACCGCGTCACGCACAGCCAGTGGGTGCCGACGATGTTCATCCGCCTGCTGAACCTGCCCGAGACCACGCGCGCGCGCTACGACGTCAGCAGCCTGCGCGTGGCGATTCACGCCGCCGCGCCGTGCCCGCCGCATATCAAGGAGCAGATGATCGCGTGGTTCGGTCCGGTGATCTACGAGTACTACGCAGGCTCGGAAAGCGTGGGCCTCACGGCGATCGACTCGGACGAATGGCTCGCACATCGCGGCTCGGTGGGGCGCTCGAAATATGGACAGATCCATATCATCGATGATGAGGATCACGAACTTCCCGCGGGTGAAATCGGCCGCGTGTTTTTCGAAGGCGGCCCCTCCTTCGAGTACCACAACGATCCGGTGAAGACGCGCAGCGTCTATAACCGCCACGGCTGGGCGACTTACGGCGACATCGGCCATGTCGATGCAGAAGGCTATTT harbors:
- a CDS encoding diaminopropionate ammonia-lyase encodes the protein MLIANPRATRNAYPETLGNILNVKSGDESRAWLAGWELINPEPTPLWDLSGAAALLGVARIGLKDESFRSPLGSFKALGAPIALMRLVMRLWPMHEIDPRKLIEGGYREMVTNLTVISATDGNHGKALAAAARSIGCNCVIVLHANVSAEREAAIAAYGARIVRIAGNYDESVEHAAQLANTNGWHVVSDTSYEGYEAIPRDVMQGYGTIAAEVIEQSGGAWTHVFLQGGVGGLAAGVASYLWEHHGAARPRFIVVEPRQADCLYQSAVAGGAAKATGSVDSVMAGLACGETSPLAWTILEPCVDNFMLIDDADAIEAMRSLATGAAGDVPIVSGESGAAGLAGLAILMRNPDLARAAGLDASSRVLLISTEGATAPGVYAELVGASAPTVAARRDAWLSQVTQ
- a CDS encoding Lrp/AsnC family transcriptional regulator gives rise to the protein MATHLDSFDRKLLMEVQRDAQTPQNELGARVNLSTAAVNRRLRRLADDGVIDHYAAIVSPEKVDHPITIVATVEVESEQIDLLDAMKRTFSQCPQIQQCYYVAGEWDFVLIFAVRNMDQYTELTRELFFSNNNVKRFKTLVSMSRVKVGLEVPLTLDGE
- a CDS encoding aldolase, with product MSSTVHHAGAIEGDELFHHPEVATLRADLALALRAAAHYGLGEGVCNHFSVALPGEDGLFLLNPRGLMWSEVMADDIVIVDAQGRVIAGRHEVEPTAMFIHAAVHAIAKKTCVLHTHMPYATALTLTQDCGLDTTLSQNAMRYHGRVALDREYNGLALGPEEGERIAHALDGKDIGFLGNHGVVVCGERIDYAFDDLYYLERACAAQVRAGSTGRALRPVAADIAQRVADQIQGERLQSELFFAALRRTLTHA
- a CDS encoding crotonase/enoyl-CoA hydratase family protein, translated to MSDELLIEYRDGIQILTINRPEARNACTKAVADAIAAALDELERRDDLRLAIITGAGGTFCAGMDLKGFLKGERPSLPGRGFAGLTQAPPRKPLIAAVEGYALAGGFEVVLASDLVVAATNAQFGLPEVKRGLCAAAGGLLRLQQQLPERIAMELVLTGDMFGAQRAYEFGLVNRLTAPGEALAGAIELAQKIVSNGPLAVAASKRVMRESRDWSSAEMFERQREITDPVFASADAREGAAAFAQKRKAVWQGK
- a CDS encoding SDR family NAD(P)-dependent oxidoreductase, with translation MDEQNKFAGTVAVVTGGASGLGLASAKRLLAKGAQVVIADLASSRGAAVADELGANASFVAADVTSADDMTAVFEAATKRGTLRSLVHCAGRGGAVRLIEKDGSPGSLEAYENVVRVNLFGTFNALRLAAAAMARNEPDAGGERGACVLTASVAAYEGQIGQVPYASSKAGVVGMTLVAARDLASKGIRVCTIAPGLFDTPLLARLPEEIRVSLGRTVPFPPRLGEADEFAALALHILENPMLNGETIRLDGAIRMQPR
- a CDS encoding thiolase family protein, which gives rise to MTHTAVIVDAVRSPMGRTKAGGAFVDLHPVDLLSQVLKRLIERNDLDPGSVDDVMIGCVSQVGEQASTPGRLAWLAAGFPQHVPSTTIERKCGSSQQAIHFAAQAIMAGVNEIVVAGGVESMSRVPMGSSRIGRDPYGALYHARYPEGMVGQGVSADLVAQKWALTREALDAYSAQSHSRADAARAAGQFAREIVPIEVPGPEGVRRVDLDETIRAGTTVERLAGLAPSFESAELEARFPGIRWNVTAGNASQISDGASALLIMSEQKAAQLGLKPRARIVAFDVCGDDPLMMLTAPIPATQRLLKKRGLTIDDISHFEVNEAFAAVPLAWQKSLGADAARLNPAGGAIALGHPLGASGARLMTTMLNALELSGGRYGLQTMCEAGGMANATLIERL
- a CDS encoding IclR family transcriptional regulator, with product MNDQANSRTDDAADSQPDSQPDSQLVSALARGIRILQCFSMGDAELSARDLVERTGLPKPTALRLINTLAEFGLLRYSERISKYVLGTEMLSLAAPALGRMTIRQIARPMMQELADYCHGQVTLAVGYRLNMAYAEVIQGEGSAVYRSETGTRLSLSRTASGRAYLWTVPGAERERYLQETLARDPAKGELLAQRLAQAQQELRAHGCTISHGDMQREIHSVAIPLSAPIDDEYWVFSCSIAVFNISGNQLTDDIAPRLMSLVRRVEAALGSMTGAAHDMETRPWSVSAN
- a CDS encoding acyl-CoA synthetase is translated as MERVRELAVAAPTREALCFPALNQSITYRELNERADRIAHWLLGLGLQPGDGIALLFENHPALAVIAIGAERAGLYYTPISIQLKTREAAHVLEDCGARVLIVSNAMHELAATLVAEGAAQGVACFVAGASEALPGFASLETALADVDPGAPLPPLPRGRDFLYSSGTTGLPKGIRKPLVPFEQRDADDTETAAWRKTFGFTADSVYLSTAPLYHAAPLRYLMRMLHTGGRAIVLQKFDAEAALDAVTRYRVTHSQWVPTMFIRLLNLPETTRARYDVSSLRVAIHAAAPCPPHIKEQMIAWFGPVIYEYYAGSESVGLTAIDSDEWLAHRGSVGRSKYGQIHIIDDEDHELPAGEIGRVFFEGGPSFEYHNDPVKTRSVYNRHGWATYGDIGHVDAEGYLYLSDRRVDLIISGGVNVYPQEIENVLAEHPAVADAAVIGVPHPEFGEAVKAVVQPRERDAASPQLAEELMAFCRERLSHIKVPRSIEFEEALPRHDNGKLLRRILKERYRQPAV